A stretch of DNA from Basfia succiniciproducens:
ACCAAAGCGCTTCGTCCGTTGCCGGATAAATTCCACGGTTTGAGCGATCAGGAAACCCGTTATCGCCAACGTTATTTAGATTTAATTTCTAACGAAGAATCCCGTCGTACTTTTGTGATCCGCTCAAAAGTTATCGCCGGTATCCGCGAATACTTCATCGGTAAAGGCTTCATCGAAGTAGAAACACCGATGCTGCAGGTAATTCCGGGCGGCGCGGCGGCGCGTCCGTTCGTAACTCACCACAACGCTCTGGATATCGATATGTACCTGCGTATCGCCCCCGAACTTTACTTAAAACGCTTAGTGGTGGGCGGCTTTGAACGGGTATTCGAATTAAACCGTAACTTCCGCAACGAAGGGGTTTCCGTGCGCCACAACCCGGAATTCACTATGATCGAATACTATCAGGCATACGCGGATTACCACGATTTAATGGATAACACCGAAGAATTGTTACGTAAATTAGCCCTTGATATTTTAGGTACCACCATTGTGCCTTACGGCGAATATGAATTCGATTTCGGCAAACCGTTCGAACGTATCACCATGCATGATGCGGTGATTAAATACGGCGCGGAAAAAGGTATTGTAAAAGAAGATTTATACGATTTAGACCGTGCCAAAGCGGCAGCCGCCAAATTAGGCATTGAAATCCAAAAATCCTGGGGCTTAGGTTCAATCGTCAATGCCATTTTTGAAGAAGTGGCGGAACATCACCTGATTCAACCGACATTCTTAATGGCTCACCCTGCGGAAATTTCGCCGTTGGCGCGCCGTAATGACGAAAACCCGGAAGTAACCGATCGTTTTGAATTATTCATCGGCGGCCGTGAAATCGGTAACGGTTTCTCGGAATTGAACGACGCCGAAGACCAAGCTGAACGTTTCGACGCCCAAGTAGCGGCGAAAGACGCAGGCGACGATGAAGCCATGTTTAAAGATGACGACTTCGTCACCGCACTGGAACACGGCTTACCGCCGACTGCGGGCGAAGGTTTGGGGATCGACCGTTTAGCAATGCTGTTCGCCAACGCTCCGTCAATCCGCGATGTGATTCTATTCCCGGCAATGAAACACAAAGGGTAAAAAATTAACGAAAAATCGACCGCACTTTTTTATGCAAAGTGCGGTTCTTTTTTAAGGAAATTTTATGCACGAAATGTCCCTTACCCAAAACATTATGGAAATTGTGGAAGAACAATGCCACCGCAATAACGTGAATAAAGTTACGGATATTTGGTTGGAAATCGGTCCGCTTTCCTGTGTGGAACCTGATGCCATTGAATTTTGTTTTGAGGTATGCCGCAAAAATACGGTAATGGAAAATTGCAAGCTCCATTTTGTCCCCGTGCTGGCGCTGGCCTATTGCTGGCATTGCGAAAAAACGGTGGAAATCAAAAGCCATCATGACGCCTGTCCCCAATGCGGCGGTATTCACTTACAAAAGCAAGGCGGCGATGATTTGCGAATTAAGGAAATTGCGGTGGAATAATTTCAACGGGCGTTACGCCGCTTCCAAATGCTGTCCATCGCTATTAAAGCTGATTCCTCTCTGACTTCTAAAATCTATTGATAAACGCTTAAATTCCAATATGATTAGGGTCTGCTTATCTTTTATAAACAGACCCCGGCTAAATAATAAATGAAGGCATTTCCACATGAACACCGAAAAACACTCCGTTATCGAACTACGTATTAAAGGCAAAGTACAAGGAGTAGGATTTCGTCCTTTCGTTTGGCTATTGGCAAATCAATACGGGCTAAAAGGTGATGTGAACAATGATGGTCAGGGCGTATTGATCCGCTTTATTGAACCTGATTGTGTCTCTCTGCAACAGTTTTTGCGGGATTTACAGAATAAACTGCCGCCTCTTGCGCAAATTACGGAAATTCAAGAGACAACAAAAATCGGCGAAAATTTACCGCACTTTTCAGACTTTACCATTCGAGAAAGTGAAAATAACGCCGTAGATACGCAAATTGTGCCGGATGCCGCCACTTGCCCCGCTTGTTTGAAAGAGTTATTTGCGCCCCATAACCGCCGTTTTCATTACCCTTTCACAAACTGTACGCATTGCGGCCCCCGTTTCACCATTATTAAATCCATCCCTTATGATCGCCCGAATACCTCAATGGCAAACTTTCCTTTTTGCCCGGAATGCGAGCGGGAATATAAAAACCCGGCGGATCGCCGTTTTCACGCGCAACCGAACGCCTGCCCCGTTTGCGGCCCGCATATTTGGCTGCAGAATCAACATACCAAAATAGCAGATCACGAAGCGGCATTAATACAAACCCTGCATTTGCTGAATGAAGGTAAAATTATTGCCATTAAAGGTATCGGCGGATTCCATCTGGCTTGCGACGCCACCAATCGGCAAACCGTACAATTATTGCGCTCTCGTAAACGCCGCCCCACTAAACCGCTTGCAATTATGGTGCCCGATTTGCGGTTTTTAACGGCACTCAGCCGGGCGGAAACCGAACTTTTAACCTCAAGTGCGGCACCTATTGTATTACTGTCAAAACATAAAGTACCGGCGGTTGATGAACTTATTGCCCCGCATTTAAATGAAATCGGCGTTATGTTGCCAAGCAATCCGTTGCAACATTTATTATTAAAGGCGATAAACAAGCCGCTGG
This window harbors:
- the hypA gene encoding hydrogenase maturation nickel metallochaperone HypA — protein: MHEMSLTQNIMEIVEEQCHRNNVNKVTDIWLEIGPLSCVEPDAIEFCFEVCRKNTVMENCKLHFVPVLALAYCWHCEKTVEIKSHHDACPQCGGIHLQKQGGDDLRIKEIAVE
- the lysS gene encoding lysine--tRNA ligase; its protein translation is MSEQQNAELDFHGEMAVRREKLAALRAKGNAFPNTFRRDALAQDLHNQYDETDGEQLKEKDLHVAVAGRIMTRRTMGKATFITIQDMSGKIQLYVARDNLPEGVYGEDVKSWDLGDIVGIKGTLFKTKTNELTVKAHEVQLLTKALRPLPDKFHGLSDQETRYRQRYLDLISNEESRRTFVIRSKVIAGIREYFIGKGFIEVETPMLQVIPGGAAARPFVTHHNALDIDMYLRIAPELYLKRLVVGGFERVFELNRNFRNEGVSVRHNPEFTMIEYYQAYADYHDLMDNTEELLRKLALDILGTTIVPYGEYEFDFGKPFERITMHDAVIKYGAEKGIVKEDLYDLDRAKAAAAKLGIEIQKSWGLGSIVNAIFEEVAEHHLIQPTFLMAHPAEISPLARRNDENPEVTDRFELFIGGREIGNGFSELNDAEDQAERFDAQVAAKDAGDDEAMFKDDDFVTALEHGLPPTAGEGLGIDRLAMLFANAPSIRDVILFPAMKHKG